One Trichoderma asperellum chromosome 5, complete sequence genomic region harbors:
- a CDS encoding uncharacterized protein (EggNog:ENOG41) — protein MEKSSGSGSSHKQASTSDATGSAFAPDLPQEVIPFEASDPPAYQESHLEPSASASTPAPASASASHSLSVSASASTLQAPAAGSALVPTITSPFNFPKYSKDGSAADASPPVYDNIGASGSSSKAAPRPIAFPQVSPDPDAAFLPAYAPVLLSYGITEQTWRSFLATISAFLTAKVSDRALSHATDVAAHIGENPKNLGKNVIAQAKSIGKNVTRDAKRGNIIGAAMGLIGGSISLPISTAMGIVGTTLSLPGSAMSAVTRKPRTPQERAATYAAVANEEWLHMRGLHAHLFDSAGLAHLLGQPLDSLLSMAWETKAIEATRQMRALEPLIAGLEIEEGAPLQLKTQTLWLVLIPGQPSSSSEANVKK, from the coding sequence ATGGAGAAAAGCAGTGGGAGCGGCTCGAGTCACAAACAGGCCAGCACGAGCGATGCCACAGGCAGTGCATTCGCACCAGATCTACCGCAAGAAGTGATTCCCTTTGAGGCATCAGATCCACCAGCATACCAAGAGTCACACTTGGAGCcgtcggcttcggcttcaaCTCCGGctccagcttcagcttcggcATCGCATTCGCTGTCAGTATCAGCATCGGCGTCGACGCTGCAGGCACCGGCAGCAGGTTCAGCCCTCGTCCCAACCATCACTTCGCCCTTCAATTTCCCCAAATACAGCAAAGATGGCTCCGCGGCGGACGCCAGCCCTCCCGTGTACGACAACATTGGAGCATCCGGCAGCAGTTCAAAAGCTGCTCCACGGCCCATCGCCTTTCCTCAAGTCAGCCCGGATCCGGATGCAGCCTTCCTCCCAGCTTATGCCCCTGTCCTGCTCAGCTATGGCATCACCGAGCAGACTTGGCGCTCGTTTCTGGCCACCATCTCTGCCTTCTTGACGGCCAAAGTATCAGACCGTGCTCTGTCACATGCCACCGATGTCGCTGCGCACATTGGCGAAAACCCCAAGAATCTGGGCAAAAATGTCATCGCCCAAGCCAAGTCCATAGGCAAGAATGTTACGCGGGACGCCAAACGGGGAAACATTATCGGTGCTGCCATGGGCCTCATCGGAGGCTCCATCTCGCTGCCCATATCGACAGCCATGGGCATCGTCGGCACCACTCTGTCGCTCCCCGGGTCGGCCATGAGCGCCGTGACTAGGAAGCCGAGGACCCCCCAAGAGAGAGCGGCTACATACGCGGCCGTTGCCAACGAGGAGTGGCTTCATATGCGCGGCTTGCATGCTCATCTATTTGATTCCGCGGGCTTGGCCCATCTTTTGGGCCAGCCATTGGACAGTTTATTAAGCATGGCGTGGGAGACAAAGGCGATCGAGGCTACGAGACAGATGAGAGCTCTGGAGCCGCTTATTGCTGGGCTTGAGATTGAGGAGGGGGCGCCTTTGCAGTTGAAGACGCAGACGCTGTGGCTGGTGCTAATACCCGGGCAACCGTCCTCTTCGAGCGAAGCGAACGTAAAGAAATGA
- a CDS encoding uncharacterized protein (TransMembrane:1 (o6-24i)) produces MMMAHSMVYGIMYITAFDFIHLFSRNSVSLRIKKEEHFRIILRPAIIRRDVEFLHGIAESLRLLLLASRAFVRPANNLGVAVSRATPIPHFAALKGPGSCLAYYIVG; encoded by the exons ATGATGATGGCACACTCCATGGTGTATGGGATCATGTATATCACAGCTTTTgattttattcatttatttaGTCGGAATAGCGTATCATTGAGGataaagaaggaagagcatTTCAGGATCATATTACGTCCAGCAATTATTAGACGAGATGTTGAATTCTTGCATGGCATCGCCGAGAG TCTCAGATTATTGTTGCTCGCCTCCCGCGCGTTTGTCAGGCCAGCAAATAATCTTGGCGTGGCGGTTTCCCGTGCCACTCCGATACCGCACTTTGCCGCCTTGAAGGGTCCTGGATCTTGTCTGGCCTATTATATTGTCGGTTGA
- a CDS encoding uncharacterized protein (EggNog:ENOG41) yields MDDPSANQVDGDAFMSPTSLSPFDEYAANPRYIELQEELRGLLFAGVSLDPSKSATPEPASDEADDHERVSVPSSKSLDFSRVSIPKMRLVKYLKNWVIECSPYLDKFDEARHFGIQVPLLAQSSPGLFYAVLAFSARQMERKACLEKSYDSLELYQESIRLLAPGLQAKDPNMLVTACILAVLELMSGSPRNWRRHIEGCASLFAFYEVTGFSGGLLQAVFWCYARMELCGAIISGGAESTVLSLDKWVPAVPEGIGTTKSQAEDFVKSIFYQKGRETPDMHANWAVYLCAKACDLMYRQVRLVELGEQDESDDRPLVDRWHRLWSELQFWRDTRPKCLLPIMTTEPSENQIFPVILFAHWAAISSNQLYHAACIVMLEMRPPGEALPNTLEYSAIWHAQRVCGISWTNPHRGNLINAIQPLYIAGRLLTHPREHLEVARIFKIIDRTTGWGAIWRLKDLEAEWGYESGEILSMI; encoded by the coding sequence ATGGACGATCCCAGTGCTAACCAGGTTGACGGGGACGCCTTCATGTCCCCGACCTCACTCTCCCCCTTTGATGAATACGCCGCCAACCCCAGATATATCGAGCTTCAAGAGGAGCTGCGAGGCCTGCTGTTTGCGGGCGTGTCTCTCGACCCAAGTAAGAGCGCAACGCCTGAACCAGCCTCCGATGAGGCGGATGATCATGAACGGGTCTCGGTGCCGTCTTCAAAAAGCCTCGACTTCTCCAGAGTCTCAATACCCAAGATGAGGCTGGTCAAATATCTAAAGAACTGGGTCATCGAATGCTCACCATACTTGGACAAGTTTGACGAGGCACGGCACTTTGGGATCCAGGTGCCCTTGTTAGCTCAGAGCTCGCCAGGCTTGTTCTACGCAGTACTCGCCTTCTCAGCAAGGCAAATGGAGAGAAAGGCTTGTTTGGAAAAGAGCTACGACAGTCTCGAGCTATACCAAGAGAGCATCAGACTGCTGGCACCAGGGCTACAGGCCAAGGACCCCAACATGCTTGTCACGGCATGCATCCTCGCCGTCCTCGAGCTCATGTCCGGCAGCCCCCGCAACTGGAGGCGGCACATCGAAGGCTGCGCATCactctttgccttttacGAAGTCACCGGCTTTTCAGGAGGTCTCCTGCAGGCCGTATTCTGGTGCTACGCCCGTATGGAGCTCTGCGGCGCCATCATATCTGGCGGCGCCGAAAGCACCGTGCTCAGTCTCGACAAATGGGTCCCGGCCGTGCCCGAGGGCATCGGCACCACCAAGTCCCAGGCCGAAGACTTCGTCAAGAGCATCTTCTACCAAAAGGGTCGCGAGACGCCCGACATGCACGCCAATTGGGCCGTCTACCTCTGCGCAAAGGCCTGCGACCTGATGTACCGCCAGGTGAGGCTCGTCGAGCTCGGCGAGCAGGACGAGTCCGACGACAGGCCCCTTGTCGACCGCTGGCACCGGCTCTGGTCCGAGCTGCAATTCTGGCGGGACACGAGGCCAAAGTGCCTGCTGCCCATCATGACGACGGAGCCGAGCGAGAACCAGATCTTCCCCGTGATTCTGTTTGCCCACTGGGCGGCGATTTCGAGCAACCAACTGTACCACGCGGCGTGCATAGTGATGCTGGAGATGAGGCCGCCGGGAGAGGCGCTGCCGAATACGCTCGAGTATTCGGCTATTTGGCACGCACAGAGAGTCTGTGGCATATCGTGGACAAATCCTCACCGCGGCAATCTCATTAATGCAATTCAGCCGCTGTATATCGCAGGCAGACTGTTGACGCACCCGAGAGAACATCTGGAAGTCGCTCGGATATTCAAAATTATCGACAGGACGACGGGATGGGGTGCCATTTGGCGGCTGAAAGACCTGGAAGCAGAATGGGGGTACGAGTCAGGGGAGATCCTGAGCATGATTTGA
- a CDS encoding uncharacterized protein (EggNog:ENOG41~TransMembrane:1 (o262-281i)), with protein MAMVEHINNGDDDGLYNDGDLFLHPTIVSRPLTIMPSHSHPNRFSTAASAASAASAKTISAKPTTPAFKLQFINTAHPGESTTAKRISQIRSHVAKDSHARRRQRKAAQIRPGTFIAVTPSSSRRNNSITSYSSASSSLPYLAADDAARTDEPSSTSASPDGLQRPHQAWLSSTNTALGQKGFRRIAPKRGAMVRKAASPGPRQMIGDTMKDAWNGQFAWDLSLDDYGTFNYYLEWVLKYGYAVCFPPDQAPAVEKRMRSTFVPFAMSNPGLLTLILYVAYHRRAMNTTDVDEAIKCNRMVERYRMACIEWTRHAVSVEKRPTLETVAMALTMSSEAYFEDNFDTSLTHAQAARTMVSARGGLESFGKTGIDGLISFLLRTSVYCGNYIFVPGCARVPLPPE; from the exons ATGGCGATGGTCGAGCACATCAACAacggcgatgacgatggtcTTTATAATGATGGTGACCTGTTTCTTCATCCCACCATCGTCTCCAGGCCTCTGACTATTATGCCGTCGCATTCTCATCCTAATCGCTTCTCAACCGCTGCTTCCgccgcctctgccgcctccGCCAAAACCATCTCCGCCAAGCCGACAACGCCAGCGTTTAAGCTTCAGTTTATTAATACAGCTCATCCCGGCGAGTCCACAACCGCAAAGCGCATCAGCCAGATCCGATCTCATGTAGCCAAGGACTCCCACGCCCGCCGCCGTCAACGCAAGGCTGCCCAAATCAGGCCAGGCACCTTTATAGCCGTTACTCCCAGTAGTAGCAGGAGAAATAATAGCATCACTTCTTATTCCTCGGCATCCTCTTCGCTGCCTTATTTGGCTGCGGACGATGCCGCCCGAACCGACGAACCAAGCTCCACTTCCGCGAGTCCAGATGGCCTACAACGTCCACACCAGGCTTGGCTTTCATCTACAAATACCGCTTTGGGACAGAAGGGGTTTCGGAGAATTGCGCCGAAGAGAGGCGCTATGGTGCGGAAAGCGGCTTCGCCTGGCCCGAGGCAGATGATTGGCGACACGATGAAAGACGCGTGGAACGGACAGTTCGCCTGGGACCTGTCACTCGACGATTATGGAACCTTCAATTACT ATCTGGAATGGGTCCTCAAGTATGGCTACGCGGTTTGTTTCCCTCCCGACCAGGCCCCCGCTGTAGAGAAGCGAATGAGGTCAACCTTCGTCCCCTTCGCGATGAGCAACCCTGGTCTGCTCACTCTCATTCTATACGTCGCATACCACCGGCGTGCCATGAATACGACAGATGTAGACGAGGCAATCAAATGTAACCGCATGGTGGAGCGCTATCGGATGGCTTGTATAGAGTGGACCAGGCATGCCGTTTCAGTGGAGAAACGACCGACTCTCGAGACTGTTGCGATGGCCCTGACAATGAGCTCAGAGGCg TACTTTGAAGACAACTTTGACACATCGCTCACCCATGCCCAAGCTGCCAGAACCATGGTTTCGGCAAGAGGTGGCCTCGAGTCTTTTGGCAAAACGGGCATAGATGGCCTCATCTCCTTTCTGCTGCGAACATCTGTGTATTGTGGCAACTACATTTTCGTTCCAGGCTGCGCTCGCGTCCCTCTCCCCCCAGAATAA
- the GDH2 gene encoding NAD-dependent glutamate dehydrogenase produces the protein MSNLPSEPEFEQAYKELASTLEDSTLFQEHPEYRTALEVASIPERVLQFRVTWEDDKGQLRVNRGYRVQFNSALGPYKGGLRFHPTVNLSILKFLGFEQIFKNALTGLSMGGGKGGSDFDPKGKSDNEIRRFCQSFMRELSRHIGADTDVPAGDIGVSGREIGYMFGAYRQARNRFEGVLTGKGLSWAGSLIRPEATGYGLVYYVEHMLQHAGQGSLAGKRVAISGSGNVAQYAALKCIELGATVVSLSDSKGSLVAPEDGAFQPEHINAIADLKAQRRPLTDFNYADKFKYYHGARPWVHVGKVDVALPSATQNEINKAEAEALVANGVLVVAEGSNMGCTQEAIDLFEAQRKEKGQKSVWYAPGKAANCGGVAVSGLEMAQNSQRLTWTEKEVDDKLKCIMKSAFLAGLETAQKYVSSKEGELPSLVAGSNIAGFVKVAEAMRDQGDWWA, from the exons ATGTCTAACCTTCCTTCCGAGCCCGAATTCGAGCAGGCCTACAAGG AGCTGGCCAGCACCCTCGAGGACAGCACCCTCTTCCAGGAGCACCCCGAATACCGTACCGCCCTCGAGGTCGCCTCCATCCCCGAGCGTGTCCTGCAGTTCCGTGTCACCTGGGAGGATGACAAGGGCCAGCTGCGCGTCAACCGAGGATACCGAGTCCAGTTCAACTCTGCCCTGGGCCCGTATAAGGGTGGACTTCGATTCCATCCCACCGTCAACTTGTCCAT TCTCAAGTTTCTCGGTTTTGAACAAATCTTTAAGAATGCCCTGACTGGCC TCAGCATGGGTGGTGGTAAGGGAGGTTCAGACTTCGACCCCAAGGGCAAGTCCGACAACGAGATCCGCCGCTTCTGCCAGTCCTTTATGCGCGAGCTGTCCCGCCACATCGGCGCCGACACCGACGTCCCCGCCGGCGACATTGGCGTGTCCGGCCGCGAGATTGGCTACATGTTCGGCGCGTACCGCCAGGCGAGGAACCGGTTCGAGGGCGTCCTGACCGGCAAGGGTCTGAGCTGGGCCGGCAGTCTGATCCGCCCCGAGGCCACGGGCTACGGCCTCGTCTACTACGTCGAGCACATGCTCCAGCACGCCGGCCAGGGCTCCCTCGCCGGCAAGCGCGTTGCCATCTCCGGCTCCGGCAACGTCGCCCAGTACGCCGCCCTCAAGTGCATCGAGCTCGGCGCCACCGTCGTGTCGCTGTCCGACTCCAAGGGCTCGCTCGTCGCGCCCGAGGACGGCGCCTTCCAGCCGGAGCACATCAACGCCATTGCCGACCTCAAGGCCCAGCGACGGCCCTTGACCGACTTCAACTACGCCGACAAGTTCAAGTACTACCACGGCGCCAGGCCTTGGGTCCACGTGGGCAAGGTCGACGTCGCCCTCCCGTCCGCGACCCAGAACGAGATCAACAAggccgaggctgaggctcTCGTCGCCAACGGCGTCCTGGTCGTCGCCGAGGGCTCCAACATGGGCTGCACCCAGGAGGCCATCGATCTGTTCGAGGCCCAGCGCAAGGAGAAGGGCCAAAAGTCCGTCTGGTACGCCCCCGGAAAGGCCGCCAACTGCGGTGGTGTCGCCGTGTCTGGTCTCGAGATGGCCCAGAACAGCCAGCGCCTCACCTGGACCGAGAAGGAGGTCGACGACAAGCTCAAGTGCATCATGAAGAGCGCTTTCCTGGCCGGTCTCGAGACTGCCCAGAAGTATGTCTCTTCCAAGGAGGGCGAGCTCCCCAGCTTGGTTGCCGGCAGCAACATTGCCGGCTTCGTCAAGGTTGCTGAGGCCATGCGCGACCAGGGTGACTGGTGGGCTTAA
- the POL3 gene encoding DNA-directed DNA polymerase delta yields the protein MAATVVPQKRVLGESRTGQNISSSPSNLKKRKTDVDEPVPTPRFLSSQKPVGSRLGAGQPKSAFESEVLEKLSQDISERKQNNTEKDQAWDRPPVTDFVPSRDNLCFQSIEAEEGTLNGGKVTVKLFGVTMEGHSVMLHVTDFKHYLYVAAPLSFQPKDCALFKAYLETQVAQHQPAIHSVSLAMREDIYHYQGNVQSPYLKITVTDPKFIHSVRSTIEKGHANWKGMWGVLEGGLRTYDNIQYVLRFMVDCKIQGMSWVEAPAGSYSLIPEHSRQSNCQIEAEINYADLIAHKPEGEWAKMAPLRILSFDIECAGRKGIFPEANVDPVIQIANVVTKYGEKKPFIRNVFCLDTTSPIVATQILDYEKEEQMLHEWQQFLVRVDPDVITGYNISNFDFPYLLDRAKHLKVHGFEYWSRIPSKPSKVKDTNFTSKQIGSRDTKTTNTNGRLQLDMLQLVQRDHHLRSYTLNSVCSQFLGEQKEDVHHTMITELFNGTPESRRRLALYCLKDAYLPQRLMDKLSCMENYTEMARVTGVPFNFLLSRGQQIKFVSQLFRKALEQKLVIPNISPQGTDAQYEGATVIEPTRGYYDVPIATLDFASLYPSIIQAHNLCYTTLLRPGDAERFNLVKDVDYIITPNKDQFVTASKRKGLLAQILEELLAARKQAKRELAQETDPFKKAVLNGRQLALKVSANSVYGLTGATTGKLPCLAIASSTTSFGRQMIEKTKREVEERYNIANGYAHDAQVIYGDTDSVMVKFGTKDLAEAMKLGEEASKYVSEKFPKPIKLEFEKVYFPYLLINKKRYAGLYWTRTEKYDKMDTKGLETVRRDNCLLAQTVIEKVLRMILIDRDVQGAQDYVKNTIADLLQNKVDMSKLVITKALTKEDYAAKQAHVELAQRMKKRDAGSAPGLGDRVAYVMVRGAAGAKNFEKSEDPIYVLENNVPIDTKYYLDNQLAKPLGRIFEPILGETKARSLLNGDHTRIISVAAPTVGGLMKFAKKTQTCMGCKKPLTGQHESAGAVCSDCAPRVGELYNKTLDRVSDLEVRFGRLWTQCQRCQGSMHCEVICSSKDCPIFYMRMKAKKDLEDAGKELSRFDADQAAIW from the exons ATGGCTGCTACGGTTGTCCCCCAGAAGCGGGTGCTGGGCGAGTCCCGCACTGGCCAGAATATatcctcgtcgccatcgaATCTCAAGAAGCGAAAGACCGATGTGGATGAACCCGTGCCAACACCTCGCTTCCTCAGCTCACAGAAGCCTGTGGGATCTAGGCTGGGGGCCGGCCAGCCCAAGAGCGCATTCGAATCCGAAGTCCTCGAGAAGCTCAGCCAAGATATATCAGAACGCAAGCAGAACAACACAGAAAAGGACCAGGCATGGGACCGACCGCCGGTGACGGATTTTGTCCCATCTCGAGACAACCTCTGCTTCCAGTCCATTGAGGCCGAAGAGGGCACGCTGAATGGCGGCAAGGTCACCGTGAAGCTCTTTGGCGTGACGATGGAGGGGCACTCCGTCATGCTGCATGTCACCGACTTCAAGCACTATCTTTACGTGGCTGCGCCATTGTCCTTTCAGCCAAAGGACTGCGCTCTATTCAAGGCATACCTTGAGACGCAGGTCGCGCAACACCAGCCTGCGATCCATTCGGTCAGCTTGGCCATGAGAGAAGACATATATCACTACCAGGGCAACGTACAGAGTCCCTATCTCAAAATCACAGTAACGGACCCCAAGTTTATACACTCGGTGCGATCGACAATAGAGAAGGGGCATGCGAATTGGAAAGGCATGTGGGGAGTTTTGGAAGGTGGTCTACGGACGTATGATAATATTCAATATGTGCTACGATTCATGGTAGATTGCAAG ATTCAAGGCATGTCATGGGTGGAAGCCCCTGCTGGTAGCTACAGCTTAATCCCAGAACACAGCCGGCAATCCAACTGCCAAATCGAAGCCGAAATCAATTATGCGGATCTTATTGCCCACAAGCCAGAAGGAGAGTGGGCCAAGATGGCTCCTCTGCGTATCCTATCCTTCGATATTGAGTGTGCTGGACGCAAAGGAATCTTCCCCGAAGCCAACGTGGATCCCGTTATTCAAATTGCAAACGTCGTGACCAAATacggagagaagaagccctTTATCCGAAATGTCTTTTGCTTGGATACTACCAGCCCCATTGTGGCCACGCAAATCCTGGATTATGAAAAAGAGGAGCAGATGCTCCACGAGTGGCAGCAGTTCCTCGTCCGGGTTGACCCAGACGTCATTACTGGATACAATATTTCCAACTTTGATTTCCCTTACCTTCTTGATCGTGCAAAGCACCTGAAAGTACACGGCTTTGAATACTGGTCCCGCATTCCCAGCAAGCCCTCCAAGGTGAAGGATACCAACTTCACAAGCAAACAGATCGGTAGCCGAGACACCAAAACCACAAATACCAATGGCAGATTACAGCTCGACATGCTGCAGTTAGTGCAGCGGGATCACCACCTGCGAAGTTACACCCTCAACTCTGTGTGCTCACAGTTCTTGGGCGAGCAAAAGGAAGATGTGCATCACACCATGATTACAGAACTGTTCAACGGAACACCCGAGTCGAGACGTCGTCTAGCGCTCTACTGTTTGAAGGACGCCTATCTTCCGCAGAGACTGATGGATAAGCTGTCTTGTATGGAAAATTATACAGAGATGGCCAGAGTCACGGGTGTCCCATTCAACTTCTTGCTTTCACGTGGACAGCAGATCAAATTCGTGAGCCAGCTTTTCCGAAAAGCACTGGAACAGAAGCTAGTCATCCCTAATATCTCCCCTCAAGGGACAGATGCTCAGTATGAAGGCGCGACAGTTATTGAGCCGACAAGAGGATACTACGATGTACCTATTGCTACGCTGGATTTTGCTTCTCTGTATCCAAGTATCATTCAGGCACACAACCTTTGCTACACAACTTTGTTAAGACCTGGAGATGCAGAGAGGTTTAATCTCGTAAAAGATGTGGATTATATCATCACCCCTAATAAAGATCAGTTCGTGACGGCCTCAAAGCGCAAGGGTTTACTCGCTCAAATTCTTGAAGAATTGCTTGCCGCCAGAAAGCAAGCCAAGCGAGAGCTTGCCCAAGAGACAGATCCCTTCAAGAAAGCTGTGCTGAACGGTAGACAGCTGGCGCTGAAAGTCAGCGCCAACAGTGTTTACGGCTTGACGGGTGCAACAACAGGAAAGCTGCCGTGTCTCGCAATCGCAAGTAGCACAACTAGTTTCGGCCGTCAGATGATTGAGAAGACGAAACGAGAGGTGGAGGAGAGGTACAATATCGCAAACGGCTATGCCCACGATGCCCAGGTCATCTACGGTGATACCGATTCCGTCATGGTTAAATTTGGAACCAAGGATCTCGCAGAGGCGATGAAACTTGGCGAAGAAGCCTCCAAATATGTATCAGAGAAGTTCCCGAAGCCAATCAAGCTGGAATTCGAAAAGGTCTATTTCCCGTATCTTCTCATCAACAAGAAGCGATATGCCGGGCTGTACTGGACAAGGACGGAAAAATACGACAAGATGGACACCAAGGGTCTGGAAACGGTGCGACGCGATAACTGCTTGCTAGCGCAGACCGTTATCGAAAAAGTCCTGAGAATGATTCTTATTGACCGAGACGTTCAAGGTGCACAAGA ctacgTCAAAAATACGATTGCAGATCTGCTGCAGAATAAGGTTGACATGTCGAAACTGGTCATCACAAAGGCCCTCACCAAAGAGGATTAtgcagccaagcaggccCACGTCGAGCTTGCGCaaaggatgaagaagcgTGACGCCGGCTCGGCTCCTGGTCTTGGCGATCGAGTGGCGTATGTCATGGTGAGGGGTGCGGCGGGAGCCAAAAACTTTGAAAAGTCAGAGGATCCAATCTACGTCCTGGAGAACAACGTGCCGATCGACACTAAATACTATTTGGACAACCAGTTGGCGAAGCCGCTTGGCCGTATTTTTGAGCCCATTCTTGGTGAGACAAAGGCCAGGTCTCTGCTGAATGGAGACCACACGCGCATCATCTCCGTTGCGGCCCCCACGGTGGGAGGACTCATGAAGTTTGCCAAGAAGACGCAGACGTGCATGGGGTGCAAGAAGCCACTCACAGGCCAGCACGAGAGTGCAGGCGCAGTGTGTAGCGACTGCGCGCCCCGTGTAGGAGAGCTGTACAACAAGACGTTGGATCGGGTATCAGACCTGGAGGTGCGGTTTGGACGGCTGTGGACGCAATGCCAGAGATGCCAAGGCAGCATGCACTGCGAAGTTATTTGCAGTAGCAAGGACTGCCCCATTTTCTACATGCGGATGAAGGCTAAGAAGGATTTGGAGGACGCAGGCAAGGAGCTTTCCAGATTTGATGCAGATCAAGCAGCTATTTGGTGA
- a CDS encoding uncharacterized protein (EggNog:ENOG41~TransMembrane:11 (o50-69i81-102o179-198i205-227o254-271i292-312o343-372i393-413o419-441i462-479o491-509i)), with the protein MIEEAPSPVLQDASTDSKSHDVEDIVEETADTRVLTKLGYKPVLHRTFNLFHNFSTTFAALYFIGGVRVTFSTGIAAGGNLAYWTSFIVTCVFTFISAAVIAEICSSLPLAGSIYLWAAEAGGPKYGRLFGYIVAWWSTTAWTTFCASNTQGAVNYMLSETVVFNLDFPSDPSDVKFRAVQWICTEVLLGLAALWNLLPPKYFKWIFYLSTGSVLLDFVLNMIWLPIGTSQTIGFRSAHDAFMTTYNGTGASPGWNWCLSYLATAGILIGFDASGHVAEETRNAGVTAARGIFWSTVVSGIGGFVVVILFLFCTPDPDTLFSYGSVQPFVPLYAVLLGQGGHIVMNVVCIVALWFNTAIAILAASRLVFAVARDGVLPWSSWVSQVVDGQPRNAVIVVWVVSSIITCTILPSSVAFTSLVSAAGVPSAAAYGLICLGRLFFTPKTFPKPAWSLGRWSKPFQAISVLWNGWVVAVLYSPYEFPVTGSTFNYAPVIMGAVTIFALLSWWLIPEDRWLPSQRIKEQLLAGESADEE; encoded by the exons ATGATAGAAGAGGCACCCTCTCCTGTCCTACAGGACGCATCAACCGATTCTAAATCGCACGACGTCGAAGATATTGTCGAAGAGACGGCAGACACAAGAGTATTG ACAAAACTCGGATACAAGCCT GTGCTTCATAGAACCTTCAACTTGTTTCACAACTTTTCGACGACATTTG CCGCTCTTTACTTCATCGGCGGTGTTCGAGTTACCTTTTCAACCGGcattgctgctggcggtAATCTCGCCTACTG GACAAGCTTCATAGTCACTTGCGTCTTCACGTTCATCAGCGCTGCTGTCATTGCCGAAATCTGCTCATCGCTGCCGCTTGCTGGATCAATCTATCTCTGGGCGGCTGAGGCAGGCGGGCCGAAATACGGCAGACTCTTTGGCTATATCGTGGCGTGGTGGAGCACGACTGCCTGGACGACATTCTGTGCGA GTAACACACAGGGTGCTGTTAACTACATGCTGTCT GAAACGGTCGTTTTCAACCTAGACTTCCCCTCGGATCCTTCAGACGTTAAATTCCGTGCCGTGCAATGGATCTGCACCGAAGTCTTACTCGGCTTAGCAGCGTTATGGAACCTTCTTCCTC caaaatactttaaatggATCTTCTATCTCTCAACCGGTTCTGTCCTCCTCGACTTCGTCCTCAACATGATTTGGCTCCCCATCGGCACAAGCCAGACCATCGGCTTCCGCTCTGCCCATGATGCCTTCATGACTACGTACAATGGCACCGGCGCCTCTCCCGGCTGGAATTGGTGCCTCTCTTATCTTGCAACGGCCGGTATCCTCATCGGGTTCGATGCGTCGGGCCACGTCGCCGAAGAGACACGCAACGCCGGCGTAACTGCGGCTCGAGGCATCTTCTGGAGTACCGTGGTCAGCGGGATTGGAGGTTTTGTCGTCGttatcctcttcctcttctgcaCT CCTGACCCAGACACTCTCTTCTCCTACGGCAGCGTTCAGCCATTTGTGCCTCTATATGCCGTCCTCCTAGGCCAGGGTGGTCACATTGTGATGAACGTAGTTTGCATCGTCGCCTTATGGTTT AACACTGCCATCGCTATCCTGGCCGCCTCACGTCTCGTCTTCGCCGTAGCTCGAGATGGTGTCCTGCCCTGGTCATCCTGGGTGTCCCAAGTCGTCGACGGCCAGCCCCGCAACGCCGTAATTGTCGTCTGGGTCGTCTCTTCCATCATTACTTGCACCATCCTCCCCTCCTCTGTGGCCTTCACATCGCTTGTATCAGCCGCCGGTGTGccctctgctgcagcctaCGGACTTATCTGCCTTGGCCGACTCTTCTTTACGCCCAAGACGTTTCCCAAGCCAGCCTGGAGCCTGGGTCGTTGGAGCAAGCCTTTTCAGGCAATCTCTGTCCTGTGGAACGGGTGGGTAGTCGCGGTGCTCTACTCGCCATATGAGTTCCCCGTCACGGGTTCTACGTTTAACTATGCGCCGGTTATTATGGGGGCCGTGACAATCTTTGCGTTGCTTTCCTGGTGGTTGATTCCAGAAGACAGGTGGCTGCCGAGCCAGCGGATAAAAGAGCAGCTCTTGGCAGGAGAGTCTGCGGATGAAGAGTGA